The following are encoded together in the Babylonia areolata isolate BAREFJ2019XMU chromosome 30, ASM4173473v1, whole genome shotgun sequence genome:
- the LOC143275615 gene encoding uncharacterized protein LOC143275615 produces the protein MDTDLGQQSQDKLITANAFSLAVAAHSIKLEAGDMMDHKLTTLTESKNFTTYPQAPSSTSYGDDWSLFASYTSNGNCESNLGEQYTSNGNCENNLGEQYTSNRNCENNISEQFTSNRNCENNLGEQSTSNRNCENNHGEQPVSVQVHFHSLNSFQEQSSSLPLSLEPMPSVQSPSSQPSVSFTCSQTTVPLTSPQFSLPSSSSQPSTNFKSSQPSVSFAKCDPLVPFIGSQSSVPCTNSQSSVPVTSSQPAPSLTWYKQPSSVPPFPSGPASSTLSPVSGSEQSSAFSLQAEGRIREFAPEAGVPVHVAQRAATVHVCDKVSSTRSDGKADSDCGPGCHADKSSVMTQDVKQSGRLTRQATKASAERVERTTRRLRARQNLKTQPEAEKETRNSPRSEKPVIPTGLFPSAKSQPQELETVSPAPQEPRPRRMTRKPRHTQRVWRPDIQGEPLDRWRHIGQNQGLTSDTEIAVFLMQHYENASSRQPLGFCMNCHAVLTLTCVACQAASQATDSHTASSNTSNTSASLNTSNTSTSFNTSKMSASVSTSKMSTSLSTSGSSVSLSASKMSASLNASNVLANMGNVEVEAKREPLDLPSHEGLHLEPLTDPGKESDGEAAWVLETCMEAGDVDEEEEEEEKPKKLGQRRRRGGVGRSPPEEKPSSPKVKLKLRKYKCSYDGCEAAFAKSSRLKIHTRTHTGEKPYLCKDCGKAFTQKSGLTVHSQKHTGLRPFTCEECNSTFPSSSTLKQHMRRHTGEKPFACKKCGKTFRWSGHLTQHMRMHEGIKPFLCPDCGKSFSASSDLVKHRVTHTKSRPFKCDRCDKAYAFQHRLTAHQRSHTGDRPFLCSECGAAFSRAHNLTVHMRTHSGDKPYWCKDCGAKFSDSGNFCKHKKAKHGENAKNAQASKTNGAALNMNTSDTTAGLEESKLSDYEYLLEISKGEDSGAVDAAVKLPSIAKVVSKAWEGSVADTVRLPSMAKMVGRGKQGRDDRREGSTLGSMTFTSVTSALSSNSSMSLPSSLPADFKNLLPPLSGDQLGGTTLSSHLSPSVAIGSPPDLPVQNRLPVSPGGSSVISLPPHTSSPGPPAPSDSSASSALSQSAPMSEYPAPQHDGVVFPPQYYSTFPYYCQQQQ, from the exons ATGGATACAGACTTAGGACAACAATCCCAAGACAAGCTGATCACGGCGAATGCTTTCAGTTTGGCAGTGGCTGCACACAGCATTAAACTAGAAGCAGGTGATATGATGGACCACAAGCTGACGACACTAACTGAGTCCAAAAACTTCACCACTTACCCACAGGCTCCGAGCAGCACAAGCTATGGTGATGACTGGAGCCTGTTTGCATCGTATACTTCCAATGGGAATTGTGAAAGTAACCTTGGTGAGCAGTATACTTCCAACGGGAATTGTGAAAATAACCTTGGTGAGCAGTATACTTCCAACAGGAATTGTGAAAATAACATTAGTGAGCAGTTTACTTCCAACAGGAATTGTGAAAATAACCTTGGTGAGCAGTCTACTTCCAACAGGAATTGTGAAAATAATCATGGTGAGCAGCCAGTAAGTGTACAGGTCCATTTCCATTCGTTGAATTCCTTCCAGGAACAGTCCTCTTCCTTGCCGCTGTCTTTAGAACCGATGCCTTCAGTTCAGTCACCAAGTTCCCAACCTTCAGTTTCTTTTACCTGTTCCCAGACCACCGTTCCATTAACCAGTCCCCAGTTTTCATTACCTTCAAGCAGTTCCCAACCTTCAACGAACTTTAAAAGCTCCCAGCCTTCTGTTTCCTTTGCCAAATGTGATCCATTGGTTCCCTTCATTGGTTCCCAGTCTTCAGTTCCCTGTACAAATTCCCAGTCTTCAGTTCCTGTCACCAGTTCCCAGCCAGCCCCATCTCTCACCTGGTACAAGCAGCCGTCGTCGGTTCCTCCTTTTCCCTCAGGCCCAGCATCCTCTACTCTCTCCCCGGTCAGTGGAAGTGAACAGTCTTCAGCCTTCTCTCTGCAGGCGGAGGGGAGGATAAGAGAGTTTGCTCCTGAGGCTGGGGTACCTGTGCATGTGGCACAAAGGGCTGccacagtacatgtgtgtgacaaAGTGAGCAGTACAAGGAGTGATGGAAAAGCTGATTCAGACTGTGGACCTGGTTGTCATGCTGATAAGTCGTCAGTGATGACACAAGATGTGAAGCAGTCTGGGAGACTGACCCGACAG GCCACCAAAGCAAgtgcagagagagtggagagaacgACCCGGAGGCTGAGAGCTCGACAGAATTTGAAGACTCAGCCAGAGGCGGAGAAAGAGACCAGAAATTCTCCAAGGTCAGAAAAACCAGTCATTCCCACTGGCCTTTTCCCGTCAGCAAAATCACAGCCACAG GAACTAGAAACTGTGTCACCAGCACCCCAAGAGCCGCGACCCCGACGTATGACCCGCAAGCCTCGTCACACACAGCGAGTGTGGCGGCCAGACATCCAGGGGGAGCCGTTGGACAGATGGCGCCACATTGGGCAAAATCAGGGCTTGACCAGTGACACAGAAATCGCCGTCTTCCTCATGCAGCA TTACGAGAATGCCAGCTCCAGGCAGCCTTTGGGATTCTGCATGAACTGCCACGCCGTCCTGACCTTGACCTGTGTGGCATGTCAGGCAGCATCTCAAGCCACTGACTCACACACCGCGTCTTccaacacttcaaacacttctgCTTCCCTCAACACTTCGAACACATCCACTTCCTTCAACACTTCCAAGATGTCTGCTTCTGTCAGCACTTCCAAGATGTCCACTTCCCTCAGCACTTCCGGCAGTTCCGTTTCCCTCAGCGCTTCCAAGATGTCGGCTTCGCTCAATGCTTCCAACGTCTTGGCAAACATGGGAAACGTAGAGGTTGAAGCCAAAAGAGAGCCGCTTGATCTGCCATCCCACGAGGGCCTGCACTTAGAGCCGCTGACAGATCCGGGCAAAGAGTCGGATGGGGAGGCGGCCTGGGTGCTGGAAACATGTATGGAGGCGGGGGatgtggacgaggaggaggaagaggaggaaaagccGAAGAAGCTGGGACAGAGAAGAAGACGA GGTGGAGTAGGCAGGAGCCCCCCTGAAGAGAAACCCAGCAGCCCCAAAGTGAAGCTGAAGCTGCGCAAATACAAGTGCAGCTACGACGGCTGCGAGGCCGCCTTCGCCAAGTCGAGCCGCCTGAAGATCCACACGCGGACCCACACAGGGGAGAAGCCCTACCTTTGCAAGGACTGCGGCAAGGCCTTCACCCAGAAGTCGGGGCTGACCGTGCACAGCCAGAAGCACACAGGGCTGCGGCCGTTCACCTGCGAGGAGTGCAactccaccttcccctcctccagcACCCTGAAGCAGCACATGCGGCGCCACACTGGAGAGAAGCCCTTCGCGTGCAAAAAGTGCGGCAAGACGTTCCGCTGGTCGGGCCACCTGACCCAGCACATGAGGATGCATGAGGGGATCAAGCCCTTCCTGTGCCCGGACTGCGGCAAGTCCTTCTCGGCCTCCAGCGACCTGGTCAAGCACCGCGTGACCCACACCAAGAGCCGCCCATTCAAGTGTGACCGGTGCGACAAGGCCTACGCCTTTCAGCACCGCCTGACCGCGCACCAGCGCTCGCACACCGGGGACCGGCCCTTCCTCTGCTCGGAGTGCGGGGCGGCCTTCTCCCGCGCTCACAACTTGACCGTGCACATGAGGACCCACTcag GTGACAAGCCGTACTGGTGTAAAGACTGCGGTGCCAAGTTTTCCGACTCTGGAAACTTCTGCAAGCACAAGAAGGCGAAACACGGCGAAAACGCCAAGAACGCTCAGGCCTCAAAGACCAACGGTGCAGCGTTGAACATGAACACCTCCGATACGACCGCCGGTCTTGAGGAGTCCAAGCTGAGTGACTACGAGTACCTGCTGGAGATCAGCAAGGGAGAGGACTCTGGTGCTGTCGACGCTGCAGTGAAACTCCCCAGCATTGCCAAAGTAGTGAGCAAGGCCTGGGAGGGGAGTGTGGCAGACACCGTGCGACTGCCCAGCATGGCCAAGATGGTTGGTCGAGGCAAACAAGGGAGAGATGACAGGCGGGAGGGGTCGACCTTGGGCAGCATGACCTTCACCTCTGTGACCTCTGCCCTCTCATCGAACTCCAGCATGTCTCTGCCCTCCAGCCTGCCGGCGGACTTCAAGAATCTTCTGCCTCCGTTGAGCGGAGACCAGCTGGGGGGGACCACTCTGTCTTCCCACTTGTCTCCCTCGGTGGCCATCGGCTCTCCACCCGATCTGCCGGTCCAGAACCGGCTGCCTGTGTCACCAGGGGGCTCCTCGGTCATTTCCCTTCCCCCGCACACTTCTTCCCCCGGGCCCCCTGCCCCCAGTGACAGCAGTGCGTCGTCAGCCTTGTCGCAGTCTGCTCCGATGTCGGAGTATCCAGCTCCTCAGCATGACGGTGTGGTTTTCCCGCCCCAGTATTATAGCACTTTCCCCTACtattgtcagcagcagcagtag